The Changchengzhania lutea genomic sequence AGCTTTGGAAAAGTAAACTATCAAAAATCAAGGAATTATACTAAGTCTTTGATTTTTATTATTTAATAAGGGCATCAATTGTGGCCCTAACGGATTTACTGTTCCAATTAGCTGCCCCACTTTTATCTATAATAATTCGCCCACTTTGATCCATTAAAAAAGTCCTCGGAATACTGTTTACATCAAAGGTGTTTGGGTATTCAGAAAATGGTATATACGTTTCAAATGTATAGCCCTTTTTCAACATAAATTGTTGAGTCACCTCAAAGGTTTCATTGGATACAAAAACAAATTCGATTTGACTACTATAATCATCATAAAGGGCTTGCATACTTGGCATTTCGGCA encodes the following:
- a CDS encoding TlpA family protein disulfide reductase, with amino-acid sequence MKKKNIKLSNIIFFVIIGLLLIPQTRKPIQVFIHKGLALLSPSTIEEKEQRLITDYDWTLKDSNGKTFNFSETKGKVVLINFWATWCPPCIAEMPSMQALYDDYSSQIEFVFVSNETFEVTQQFMLKKGYTFETYIPFSEYPNTFDVNSIPRTFLMDQSGRIIIDKSGAANWNSKSVRATIDALIK